One genomic segment of Pedobacter endophyticus includes these proteins:
- a CDS encoding peroxiredoxin, whose amino-acid sequence MAIVGKKFPSVSIDAMSDMGDDLKINVFEEAVNKNSKVLLFWYPKDFTFVCPTELHAFQAALPEFEKRNTIVIGASCDTNEVHFAWLNTPKDNGGIEGVTYPILADTHRQLSGILDILDQEVNYDEEGNESFSGSNVTFRATYLIDETGKVFHESVNDMPLGRNVKEYLRLIDAYAHVQKHGEVCPANWEEGKEAMNANRTGVAEYLAAN is encoded by the coding sequence ATGGCAATAGTAGGTAAAAAATTTCCGAGTGTTAGTATTGATGCAATGTCAGACATGGGTGATGACTTGAAAATCAATGTATTTGAAGAAGCTGTAAACAAAAATAGCAAAGTGTTATTGTTCTGGTATCCAAAAGATTTTACTTTTGTTTGTCCTACAGAATTACACGCTTTCCAGGCTGCTTTACCTGAGTTTGAAAAAAGAAATACAATTGTAATCGGTGCTTCTTGCGACACCAACGAAGTTCACTTCGCATGGTTAAATACTCCTAAAGATAACGGTGGAATTGAAGGCGTTACTTACCCGATTTTAGCTGATACACACAGACAATTATCTGGAATTTTAGACATTTTAGATCAGGAAGTTAACTATGACGAAGAAGGAAACGAATCTTTCTCAGGCTCAAACGTTACATTCAGAGCTACATACTTAATCGACGAAACTGGTAAAGTTTTCCACGAAAGCGTTAACGATATGCCACTAGGCAGAAACGTTAAAGAATATTTACGCTTAATTGATGCTTACGCTCACGTTCAAAAACATGGTGAGGTTTGCCCTGCAAACTGGGAAGAAGGAAAAGAAGCAATGAATGCCAACAGAACCGGTGTTGCTGAATATTTAGCCGCTAACTAA
- a CDS encoding thioredoxin family protein codes for MFLELTEDNLQQYLADNSKVMVQYAASWCGNCRIMKPKFKKLAAENEDVAFLIVDAEKLPNSRKFANVDNLPTFAAFEGGSLVDQVQTNKAEGLIELFNKIK; via the coding sequence ATGTTTTTAGAATTAACAGAAGATAATCTTCAACAGTATTTAGCCGATAACTCGAAAGTTATGGTTCAGTATGCTGCATCGTGGTGCGGTAACTGCAGAATCATGAAGCCAAAGTTTAAAAAATTGGCTGCTGAGAATGAAGATGTAGCTTTCTTAATTGTTGATGCTGAGAAACTTCCAAATTCACGCAAATTCGCAAACGTTGATAATTTACCAACTTTTGCAGCTTTTGAAGGTGGTAGTTTGGTAGACCAGGTGCAGACCAACAAAGCGGAAGGTTTAATTGAACTTTTTAATAAAATAAAGTAA
- a CDS encoding DUF6952 family protein: MKIPVIRQLFQNTSPAQLETTLEVLEAFCEFRGVSEHEVDVAGEMITNICGALEVHQMVSEGAAEKDALNAFGQKVMGSIDR, translated from the coding sequence ATGAAGATTCCGGTTATAAGACAATTATTTCAAAACACCTCTCCTGCCCAGTTGGAGACAACCTTAGAGGTTTTAGAGGCTTTTTGCGAATTTAGGGGCGTTAGTGAGCATGAAGTTGATGTTGCCGGGGAAATGATCACCAATATTTGCGGTGCCCTTGAGGTACATCAAATGGTGAGCGAAGGCGCTGCAGAAAAAGATGCGCTTAATGCTTTCGGCCAAAAAGTAATGGGCTCGATTGACAGATAA